The Chloracidobacterium sp. DNA segment ATTCCGTCGGGCAATGGGCAGATTGCGCGCATCCTACCGACGCTGTCCAAGTTCCGCGAGGAGCAGTTCAACGCTAACGTGGACGCCCAAATCGGCAGCGCCAACCGGCTGGCGGTCAAGTTTTTCTTCGCCAACAACCGGACCGACCAAGGGCTGTTTAGCCAGTTTGGGCTGGGGAACGCGCTTCAGACGCCCGGCTACCCAGTGCGCACGGAAGCCAACAACCGCTTCCTGTCCGTCACCGATACGCATGCGTTTGCAAGCGGCTTCATCAACGAAGCGCGGTTCGGCTTCAACATCATCCCGGCTAAGGCTGTGCCGACCGAACCCTTTACAGCAGCGCAGTTTGGCATCAACTCGCCGAATCGCGGGCGGTTTCCGGGTATGCCGGCCATTGGCCTGACGAACCTGTTTACGGTTGGCCCGTCTGGGTTTTCGGCTAGCGACAACCAAGCCGATACGCTGACGGCGGGCGACACCGTGACCTACACCCTCGGCAACCACGCCATGAAATTCGGCGGCGAATATCGCTACAACCGCGTCCGGGTGGATTTCGACGTGTTTGCGCGCGGCTCGATCACCTTCACGGGTGCGCTGGCGAATCTGCCGTCGCTGGCGCCGCTGTTTGCACCAGGACGCCGCGACGCCTTCACCGAGTTTCTCGTTGCGGACGCTTTTCCAGGCTTCAACCCGACGTTCTCCATCATCGGCCCCGGCGCGGCCAAGCGGCAGGTGCGCGCCCATGACTTTGCACTCTTCTTCCAAGACGACTGGAAGATTCACCCGCGGCTAACGCTCAACCTTGGCGTTCGGTATGACTATTTCGGGCCATTCTTCGACACCGAAGGGCGGTTTGTGACCTTTGACCCGGATCGCTTCCGCGCTGGCGCGCCTGGCAACGGCTTTTTGCAGGCTGGGAACGCCAATCCGGGTGTTCCGAATGTGCCGAAAATCGAGCGCGGGCTTGTTCCACCCGACCGCAACAACTTCGCGCCGCGCACCGGCTTCGCCTTCCGCCCGCTGGAAAGCAATCGGTTCGTGATTCGGGGCGGTTACGGGATTTACTACGACCGGCCAAACTCGCGCGTGGTCAACAATCAGGCGCTGACGTATCCCTACTACACATTGGCGCTGGCGCAGTTTTCGCGGCCGCTGGCTAACCCATTCGTCCCGATTCCGCAGCAATACCCAGTCGGCTTTCCGTTTATCGTCCCGAACGATTTGTTCAATCCCGCCCTGCCAGTCGGACCGACGAACCAACCGACGATTGTCATCCCAGTGCAGGGCATTTACCTCAACCGCAAGCTGCGCACGCCTTACGTCCAGCAGTACTCCCTTGGCTTCCAGTGGGAGTTTATCCGCGACACGCAGCTTGAGATTGCCTATGTCGGTTCGGTGGGCCGCAAGCTCACGCGCTTCCGCAACCTCAACCAGACGACCTCGCCAAACGCGGTCGGGACGTTCACCCTCAGTCCACTGCTTTCGACGATTCCCACTATCGGCTTCGGCGTCCATGCGCAGGAGACGACGGCGAATTCAAGCTACAACTCGCTGCAAATCAGCGTCACGCGCCGACTGTCGAAGGGCCTGCAGGGGCTATTTGCCTACACGTGGTCGCACACGATTGACAACTACTCCGGTCAGATTACCTCGCTGGGAACGAGCGACGTATCCGCCGATGTGGGCGATCAGGCGACTTTCGCCGGGACGCGCGGGACGGCGGATTTCGACCGGCGGCACCGCGTCGTGGCGAGTTTTGTTTATGACCTGCCGAAGTTTTATCAGGGCGACAACTTGGCGGCGAAACTCTTGCTCAACGACTGGCAGATTGCAGCGGTGAGCATTGTTCAGTCGGGGCTGCCGTTCAACGTCATTTCGGGACGCGGGCTATTTGACGCTTCGCGGGCGGATTACGTTCCGGGCTTCCGGGGGAGCGCGGCACGCAGCGGCAACGTCCGTAACCGGTTGGACAACTACTTCAACACGGGAGCGTTTGTCGTCGCGACGGGCGTCGGCAACTTCGGCAACACGGGACGGAACATCCTGCGCGGGCCGGCGCAGGCCAACACGGATATTTCCATTGTGAAGTTCTTCCCAATTAGCGAACGGCAACGGGTGGAGTTTCGGACGGAGTTCTTCAACGCCTTCAACCAGACGAACTTTGCCAACCCGGTCAGTACGGGTGCGCCGCTTGTACCAGGTGGGCCGCCGCTGAATCCGAACTTCGGGCGGATTCTCTCGACCTCGACCGGACCGCGGTTGATCCAGTTCGCGTTCAAGTACAACTTCTAAGCGCTTTCCGCCCAAGGGGTCGCCTTGCGCCTGTTGGGCGTTGGAGGCGCGGCCGGCAAGCAAGCCATCCTTCAGTGGCCGCCGCCCAGCAGGGCGGTGGCCACAGCTTTTGCAAGGCGTCCACAACAAAATACCCCGTACGACTTGCGCCGTACGGGGCGTCGTCACCCACGAGCACAGACGACTTTAGAAGGAATAACGCAAGGCGAACACGATGCGCCGGTTGCCGCCATCCGTGCCCCACTGGTTGAGAAACGCGGCGGAGGTGCGGACGGCGACCGGAATACCGAAGTTGCGCGTGTTCGTCATGTTGAAGAAGTCCACACGGAGTTGGATGTTGTGGCCTTCCACGATGCGCGTGTTCTTGGCCACGCTGAGGTCAATGTTGCCGATACCGTCGGCGCGCAGGATGTTCCGTCCGGCATCGCCCACGCGCTGACCTGGCCGCAAGGGCGCAAAGAGGCTCGCACCGCCCATCCGCAAAATCTCAGCCACGTTCATTCGGCTCAGATTCCGCGTCGTGTTGAGATTCGGACGAATCGGGTCGCCGACCAACCCGTTGATGCCGGACAGACTCTGCAACGGATCGGAGCCGTTGAAGACCGTGAACGGCGCGCCGCTCTGGAAGGTGATGAAGCCGGAAGTCTGCCAGCCGCCCAACAACCGACCGAGCGCGCCCTGCTGCGCACGGAAGAACGGCAACTCATAGACGAAGTTGCCTGTCAGCCGGTGCGTCCGGTCGTAGCTTGAGACGGCGCGGTCAGCGCGGCGATTGAACGAATCCTGCGGAATGGCGACCTCGCCCGTCGAGGGGTTGAAGATTTCCGAGGCTTCATCAATGAACTTGCTCCACGTGTAGTGGACGCCCGCACTGAAGTCCTGGCTTAGGCGCTTGTCCACGCTGATCTGGAGCGAGTGGTAAATCGAGGACGCCGCGTTGGCGCGCAACCGGACGACGCCGCGCGTTGGGTCCACACGCACGTTGGGGTCAGTCGCCGTCGGTGGCGTCGTACGCGGGCGGTTCGGGTTGGCGTCAATCGTCTGGAACAGCGCCGTCCCCTTCGTGCCGACATAGCCGACGCGCAACACCACGTCGCGCGTCAGTTCGCGCTGGACTTCGAGGCTGTACTGCTCGGCGTAAGGCGACCGGAAATCCGGGGCGACCGTCGTCGCCGCCAGCAAACGCGGGTTGCCAGTGAAGGGCTGCACCGTCCGCAGCGCCGCAAAGGAGTTGGTTGAGGGCAACGTCACTAGCGCCACAAACGGCGAGGCGGTCGCCACGTTGAGCGCGATGTTGAGGAACGAGGCGTCAAAAGCGCGCGCGTAGCCGCCGCGCACCACAAGCTTATCGCCGCCTGTAATCGCGCCCCAGACGCCGCTCCCGTCGTTGCGCGGATTCCAGTTGAACCCAAACCGGGGCTGGAAGTTGTTCATGTCGCGCCCCGGCCGCTCCTCCAACCGGAAGCGCGGGTCATTGCCGTTGGCGGCAACGATCCGGTCATTGAGGCGATAGAGGTTCTCCATCGCGTTGCCGGGCGTTTCATAGCGTAGCCCATACGTGATGGTGAAGTTCGGGCGAATACGCCATTCGTCCTGCCAGAACAAGAACACGTCGGTGAAGTCGTAGTACTGAATGGCTTGCCCGCCGCGCAGCGGGAGGTTGATCTGCGCTGCGAGCGTCGCCGAGTCGTCTACGAACGCCTGCAACGTCGTGTAGTGCAGGCGGCCGCGCAACGTCGGCAGGAAGAAACTCCGAATGTCGCGGTTGGTGATATCCGCGCCAAACTTTAGCGTGTGGTTTCCAACCGTGTAAGTCATTATGTCCTGAAACTGATAGGTGTTGTTCAGGCGTGACTGCGGCAGGTTCACCGCCAGCCCAATCGCCGTCCGACTCACCGCCGCGTTGAAACCGAGCATGCCGAGTTCGCTGATTTCAATCGAAGGGATTTCCTGCGAGGTTGGATCATCGGCGTTGGTGATCGAGTTGAACCGGTTGTAGGCGGCGCGAAACTCATTGACCCAGCGCGGCGAGAAAACATGTGTCCACGTCAGGTTGAGCGCCTGCTGCCGGCCTTTGACGCGGGTGGTCAGCCCCGGTGGGGTGACCTGCCCAGTACCGGATGAAAGCTGGTCGTTGAACAGAAAGCTGCCTGAAACCCGGTTGCGCTCATCAAACTGTTGGTCAATGCGGGCTGACCACTGCCAGTTGTCAAACTTCTGCGACGCCGATCCGGTAAGCGAACCCAGCGGCACAGTGAAAGTCTGACCGCCAATCGTGAAGGTGGCGTTGCGCCCGATGGGAGCCTGCGCGGGCGGCAGGAAGCGGAGCAGCGCCGCCACCTGCGGACGGTCGCCGGCGGCGGCTCGAAGCACCTGCCGCCCGGCCTCGGTCGGCGCCCCGTTGAGCGTAAAGCCCGAACCGAGCGCCCGGTCGGTCCAGCGTTGAAGTGTGCCGAAAAAGAACGTCTTGTTGCGCCGGATGGGGCCGCCCAACGAGCCGCCAATGCGGTTTTCCACGCGGAAGGGCGCCTCCGTCCGTCCGGCGCGTTTGTCGAGGTTGCTGCGCGCGTTGAGCGCGTTGTTGTTGTTGAACCAGAACAGCGACCCGTGGAACTCATTCGAGCCGCTCTTCGTGACTATATTCACCACCGAGCCGCTGTTGCGCCCGAACTCCGGCGCGAACTGGCTGGTGATGATGCGCACTTCCTGAATGAGGTCAGGATTGTTCAGCGGCTGCTGGACGCCCGCCACGCTGGGGTCATTGAGGTCCTGCCCGTCCACCATGAAGTTGTTCGAGCGAACGCGCCCACCGTTGGACGAAAAGCTGATCCCATTGGCGAAGCCCGTCTGCCCCGAACCAAGCTGGCTGACACCCGGCACGGACAGCAGGATGTTGTACACGCTGCCGTTCGTCGCAAACGGTAGGTTCATCAAACGCTTCGAATCAAAGCGTGTGCTGACTTCGGCGTTGGAGGTGTTCAAAATCGAGGCGTCGCCCGTGACGGTGACGACTTCCTGTGTCGCCGCCACCTTCAACGTCACATCCACCACGGCGACTTGGTTGACCAGCAGCTCGATGCCCTGCTGAATGTATTTAGCTTGTCCGGTCGCCTCGACAGTTAGCTCGTAACTCCCAATTGGTAGGCTGCTAAAGCGAAAACGCCCTTCGCCGTCGGTTTGGGTCGTCCGAGTTAGTCCTGTCCGCGTGTTGCGCACCGTAACCGTAGCGTTGCCGACCACGGCTTTTGATTCATCCGACACCGTACCAGTGATCGTTCCGGTGTCGAGTTGAGCGTACCCGACCGTCGCCAACCCACACACCAGAACGAAGCCCTGGAGGAAGCGGCTGATCCAGTTTTTCATACCTTGTGCTCCTCTCTGCTTCGCGGAACCCACCGGCCGCGCCGTTATGGTCAGGCGACCGGCTTTGCTGGCCACAAGAATGCAACTTTGATGCCAACGTGGCGTTACCTCCAAAACAGACGACGGGGGCGCGGGACGCTCGGAAGATTCATGACCCACCGCCGATGAGAACCGGTGTAGGCATAACCACAACCTTCGCCAAGCCTTGGGGTTGCCCGCGAGAGCAGCAGCGCCGTCGCCGCGCCGGAGAACAGTTGTTGCCCGGACGGCATGCAAAGTTTTCGAGATGGCATCCAAAAACTTGTTTTTTTCGGAGAAGTGAGAGCCGCGCCGCGCTATTCAACCCAGACGGAGAAGGCGGCGGCTGGAAACGGTTTGCCCCGTGTCCCACGCTGCACGAAGACCACAGTCGTATAAACGCCGCGTTCCTGCTCGGGGAACGTTAGCTCGAACTGGAAACGGCCACGCGGATCAACGTCAATCTCGCCGGTTGTCCCGTCAGTGTATTGTGCGCCGTCCTGAGGCCTCGGTTTGAGCAGGCGGGCTTTTTCCGGCAGGGTGTAGGGGCGCGGCTGACGAAGTTGGTCCAGGGTCATTGGCTGCGGCAACGGCTCGTGATGCACGACCGCGCCGTAACAAGCAAACTCGGATGGCTCCAGCACCTGCCCGACAATGGTCAGCCGCTCCGTCGGACGCGCCTTGGTCGGCGGCGGCTCAAGGCGGACATAGCGGCTCAGAAACTCCTGCGCCATGCGCAGTTCCTTGCCGACGACGGCGAACCCCAGACCGACATGGGTGTGCTCCGGGTTGAGGATCGTCCGCCGGTGGCCGTCGTTGGGCGGCTTCTCGTCGTGCATGAGGTTGTGCAGCCGTAGGATGGTCGCCGCGATTTCCGCCGGCGTCGCACGGGGGGACAGGCCGGAGAACATCGAAACATTTTCGGCTGAATAGTCCGTGCCGCCCTGTAGCGCAAACCGTAAGTAGGGCGGCAGCCCCTCCCGATTCCAGTGACTCAGGTAGTTGTACTGCGCCATGTCGCGCGCATGGGCGTCGGCAACCCGGTTGGCAAGGTCGTCCAACACGACCGGCGGCGCACCGACGCGCGCCCGCTGAGCGTTGATGACGGCCAGCAACTCACGCCGAACGGCGTCAACATCGAGCGCGGGGGCGTTCAACTCTTGAACCGACGGCTGTGCAGCGGCCGGCTCTCCACTCCGCCCGCAGAAAAGCGCCACTGCCGCTAAAGCTAGTAAGCCGATCCAAAAACGCCGCATATGGGGCATGCTTTTCCAAACTTGGCAAAGCATGGTTTTCAACCGCCGCTGGCAAGATTACCATCTCAGTATTTCTTGCAGGAATGCTGTTTGAGAGCCCATGCCGGATGCGGAGACTGTTTCATCATCATATCGCCTTTTTGAGTCGCCCCATGCGCGAGATCAGTTCGTCGCCGAGCTGGTTGCACAAATCGAACCGCGCTTGATCGCTATCCGCCGGGAGTTGCACCAGCACCCGGAGCTGTCAAACCGCGAAGTACGGACGGCACGCTACCTTGTCCATCGTCTCCAAGAACTTGGCATCACGGACATTCGCGCCAATATCGCCCACCATGGCGTTGTGGCGACCATCCATGGGCGGCAGCCCGGTCGGATTGTTGGCGTTCGGGCCGATATGGACGCCCTGCCGATTGACGAACCGCCGGGGCTTCCTTTCGCATCCGCAACGCCGGGCGTCATGCATGCCTGCGGCCACGACATCCATATGACCGTGGCGCTTGGCACGGCCGAAGTGTTGCACCGCTTGCGCCGGCACTTTTCCGGCACGGTCAAATTCTTTTTCCAACCGGCTGAAGAAGGGCCGCCGCCGGGTGAGGAAGGCGGGGCCAAACTCATGATTGCTGAAGGCGCGCTCGGCTCGCCGCCTCCCGACGCCATCTTTGCGCTGCACTGCTATCCGCCGCTTGAAGTCGGGCGACTTGGCTACAACGCGGGCGTGATGATGTCGAGCTGTGACCGTTTCACCATCACGATTCGGGGCAAGATGGCGCATGGGGCCTACCCGCACCGGGGCGTGGACGCGATTGTGGTCGCTTCCACCGTCGTCATGCTGCTCCAGACGATTCGCAGCCGCATGATCGACGCCCAGCAGCCGATGGTGTTGACCGTCGGCAAAATGCAGGGCGGGCGGCGTTACAACATTGTCGCCGACGAGGTGGTTCTGGAGGGCACGGTGCGGGCGTTTGACGAAACCGTGCGGGTGGATACCGAAGCCTTGATCCACCAGATTGTCGCTAACGCCGTGGCGGGCAGCGGCGCAACCTGCGACATCCGGTACGAACGCCTTGTTCCTCCGCTAGTCAACGACGCCGCGCTCGTCAAGCGCATGCTACCCACACTGCAACGGGTCGTCGGCAGCGAGCGGGTCGTTGAGCATGCGCCGCGCATGGGAGCGGAAGACTTCGCTTACTTTGCGCGTGAGACGCCGGCTATGTTTTACTCGCTAGGCGTGTCCAATCAGGCTGCCGGGATTGGCGGCGACATCCATACGCCTCAGTTTGCGGTGGATGAAGCCTGCATTGGCGTCGGCGTACGGGCGATGACGGCGTTGGCGCTGGATTTCCTCGCGTCATAGCTCCGTCACACAAGGCCTGTAACCGGGCGCACGTCGGCGGCTGACCTTCTAAGCTTGCCCCCCAATGCGACGCCGATTGGGCGTTTGTGAGGTGACGGCCATGAACATGGAGTACTGGGAAGCCACGTTCCCCAAGGCCGAAGCCCTTGCCATTGCCGGACTTGAACCCTACGCTTTCGCTCTGCTGTCGCGCTGGCGGCAGGCTGTTCAGGACGGCTTTGCGCTGCCCTTTCTGGACAAGAAAACGCTCCCGGCACGCGAAGCCCTTGAGGCGCAAGGCTTTTTGATTATTGGTTCCGTCGGAACGCTGGTGGTTGGGATGAACCACCTTGTGATCGTGGCGGTGGGAAGCCTCGACCGCTCCGACGCCTACTGGAGCGTCAACGTCACGCCGTTGTTCCCGGAAGAATTCCATCCACCAGCGTATCCGCAGTAAGGTTCCGCCGCCGGTCGCCGCAGCGTTTGGCGCTCACCGGCCGCCGTTGAGCGTTTGGCGGAAGGCGCGCCCGGGTGTGCCTCCGCCAAGCTTCACCAGTCAATTCGCACCCGGCGACGCCGTTCGGCGGTTCGCCTAGCGTCCGCTGCTTTCGCCGCATGTCTGCACGCACGAGTAAGAGCGAGGGTTTATCAGCGCCCGATTACCTGCTGCCGCACGATCTGGACGCCGAGCGGAGCGTGCTGGCTTCGATTCTGCTTGACAACGAGGTGTGCTACGCGGCGCTCGAACTGCTCAAGCCGGAGGATTTTTTCCGACGAAGCCACCAGCAGATTTTCGACGCGATGCGCGAACTGGCGGAACAGAATCAACCAATTGACCCGACGACGCTAGCGACCGTGCTCCGCCGACGCAATCAGCTTGACGATATCGGCGGCATTCCGGCGCTCTCGGCGCTGCTGGACGCCTACGCCCTACCGTCGAACCTCGAAGCCTACGCCAAGACAGTCAAAGATAAAGCCCTTTTGCGGCGGGCGCTGGAAGTTTGTCGGCAAGGGATTGACGCCTGCCAACGCGGAGAGAAAGAAGCCCATGCCATTTTGGAAGAACTGGAGCGCGACATTTTTGAAGTCGGCGAAGAACGGATTCGGGGCGGCTTTGTCCCTGTCGCCGAGGTCGCCCGCACCCAGTTGCACCGTGTGGAAGCCGCGCAGGAACACAGTCACCGCCTGACAGGATTGGCCACGGGTTTTACGGATTTCGACCGGCTGACCAATGGATTACAACCTTCCGATCTCATCATCGTCGCGGCGCGTCCTTCGGCCGGCAAGACGGCGTTTTGTCTCAACATCGCGCAACATGCGGCGGTCAACGAGGGCAAGTGCGTTGGGATTTTCTCACTGGAAATGTCTAAGGAATCGCTCGTGATGCGCCTGCTGTGCGCTGAAAGCCGCGTGGACTCCCAGCGGCTGCGCAGCGGCTATCTCAACCGCGATGAATGGAAACGATTAGCTGAGGCGCTGGCCGTCTTAACGCAGGCGCAGATTTTCATTGACGACACGCCGGCGGTTTCCGTCGCCGAAATGCGCGCCAAAGCGCGCCGCCTCAAAGCTCGGCAGGGGCGGCTTGACCTCCTGATTGTGGACTATCTCCAGCTCGTCCGCGGACGCGGACGCGCGGAAAACCGGCAAACCGAAGTTTCGCAGATTTCGCGTGACCTCAAAGGGCTGGCCAAGGAGCTCAACGTTCCGCTCATCGCCCTCTCGCAGCTCAGTCGCGCTTCCGAAATGCGCGCCGACCACCGGCCGCTGCTGTCTGACTTGCGCGAAAGCGGCAGCCTCGAACAGGACGCCGACGTGGTGGCCTTCATCTTTCGGGAAGAGATGTACAACCCGACGGAGGACAACGCCGGGCGAGCTGAACTTATCGTCGCCAAGCAACGCAACGGGCCGACCGGCACGGTTTATTTGACGTTTATCAAAGCCTGCACTCGCTTTGACAACTTCTGGGAAGAACCTCTATGAAGTGCCGTCGTGCGCCGCCGGTGCAGGGTCGGAGACGGACGCGCGACGGCTGTTCAGCGGTCATCCCTAATGGCCGCACTGTTTTTCGGGAGTTTGGTTTATGGATGTTCGGTCACGACCGCTGTGCTGCCGCCCTGTCACCAGCGAAGAGCGCGCGGCGCAACTCGCCGCCGTTCGGCACTGGAAGGTTCAGGGTAGTTTGATTAAATCGCGCTTGCTGTATCTGCAAATGAAGCATGGGATTGCCACGCTCAAGCGCATCCTCAACGACCTTGACGAAGCCGATCGCGCAACGCTGACTAAAACAGTGTTTGTCGGCGAATGGTATGATCTTGGGTTACTGATGCGGCTAGATGCGGCGATTGCTGCGGCGCTGGGCGACACGACGCCCGATGTCGTGGAAGCTTTAGGCGCGTTTTCAGCCGAACTCAACATCGGCGGCACGTATGAAAGTCTCGTCCAGCGGGATGTGGACGGTTTCTTACGGCTTTCGGCCGTCGTTTCCCCAACGTTCCAGACCTTCGGCAGCGCGCGCTACGAACCGGAACAAACGACCGGGCCAGTACGCGCTGGCACGGTTTGTCTGGCCTATGACCTGCCGCCGCCGTCACAGTACTGCCAATCCGGGATTGGTTACTTTCGCCGCGCCGTTGAACTCTGCGGCGGCGTCAACCCCGACGTGACGGTGACAGCTTGCCGGCGCGAAGGCGCCGCCGAGTGTCGGTTTCGGATTTGCTGGCAACCGAGCGGTGGCTCTACGCTCCCCATGGCCTGACGCGCCCGCCGTTGAAGAAGCGTCCCCATCGCTCCCGCAATTTGTTCCCGCACTGTTTCCGAGCGGTTTCCTATGCAGCGGCATCATTTGTGCGAAGTACGGCGTTCTCCGATCCATGGGTGGGGCGTGTTCGCCACGACATTCATCAAGGCGGGAACGCGCATCATCGAATACAAGGGCGAGCGGATCAGCCGCGCCGAGGCCGACCGACGGTACGCGCGCAAACTGCAGTACACCACCCACACGTTTCTCTTCATCATTGACGAGCAGACGATGCTGGACGGCGGTCGCTTCGGCAATCTGGCCCGTTACATCAACCACGCCTGCGAACCCAACTGTGAAAGCGTGCAGGACGCCAACGGGCGGGTGTTTATTGAGGCGTTGACCGACATTGAGCCGGGGGCGGAGTTGACGATGGACTACCATTTGCAGGTGGTGGGGGGCGACCCGGAAACGTGGCGACGCGATTATCCCTGTTACTGTGGGGCGGCGACATGCCGTGGGACGCTGGTTGGCCCGCGTCCGGGAGCGGCCGCTGCGTCGCCGGCGTCTACACAAGTTTTCACGCCGCCTAAGGAACGTTTCCATGGATACCGTCTATGACCGCGCGCGCCGTATTGAGGTGCTGCTGATGGACTGCGACGGCGTCCTGACCGAAGGCTTCATCTACCTTTTACCGGACGGAACAGAGTTCAAGGCTTTCAACTCGCAGGACGGCCATGGTCTCAAACTCGCCCGGCGGGCGGGGCTGCGGACGGGGGTGATCAGCGGGCGGCGTTCGACGGCGTTGGAGCAGCGCGCCCGCGAAACCGGCGTTGAGTTTCTCTGTCAGGCGGCCGACGACAAGGCGCAACGTCTGACTGAACTGATGGCGGCGCATGGCTTTCCGCCCGAAGCCGTCGCCTTCATTGGGGACGACCTGCCGGACGTGCCGGTGATGGAACGGGTAGGGCTGGCGGTGGCGGTCGCTAACGCTGTCCCAGAAGTCAAGCAGGTCGCCCACTACGTGACGACCCGCCCCGGCGGACGCGGCGCGGTACGGGAGGTTGTTGAGCTAATTCTGAAAGCGCAGGACAAATGGAAGGCTGAGTTTTTATTCATAGCCTGACCATGACGCTCCATCAGCCGCCGACGCCGACCGCCACCGGGATAGCGACTAGAGCGACGCGAGCGCACTGCACCGGCTGGCCGCTGACCAGGCCCGCAGTTTGGCGAACTGACGCGCAGTGAAACCGTCTGGCCGAACGGCCCGACAAGTTGGGAACCGGGACCAGTCGGCAGGCGGACGGAACAATCCGTGTCGTCCTCACCGCCTCCGGTTCGGCGCGACAAAACGCAGGCCCAGCGGCAAAACACGCCACTTCGGCTTGCTGAACGATGTGCGTAGCCGCAGGAGCGGCGCGTCAGGCAAAACAGCCCGCCGTGGGCGGCGGGGACTCTGGGCCTGAGGCGAATGCGCCGCGCGTCACTGTGATTTATCCCTGCCCTGCAATTGGGAGGCGGCGGCAAGCTACCTCCCAAAACCGTTGAAACAGTTCGCCGGCGCGTCGCTTGACTCACGCGGAAGCAACTCTAGTAGCCAATCGCCAGCGCGTCCGGGTTGCGCGGATCGGACGCCCCTAGTCTGACGCCGGTCGCGTCAATCATGATGCCTTCAGCGTCGCCGTTGTAACGCGGTATGACATCCAACCGATGACCTTTGGCTTCCAAAGCGCGGCGTGTGTCTGCTGTCATCCCGTACGGCTCCCACATCACGACATCTGGCAGCCACTGGTGATGCAAACGTGGCGCATCAATCGCCTGCTGCAAGTTCATCTTGTGATCAATAACGTTGATGATGATCTGAATCACCGTGGAAATGATGGTCGGCCCGCCCGGACTGCCAACCGCAAACCATGGCTTGCCGTCCTTGAGAACAATCGTCGGCGTCATCGAAGACAAGGGCCGCTTCCCCGGCGCAATGGCGTTGGCTTCACCCTGAATCAATTGAAAGGCGTTCGGCGAGCCGGGCTTGGCGGTGAAGTCGTCCATTTCGTTGTTGAGCAGAACACCCGTGCCGGGTACCGTCACGCCAGCGCCGTACGGGCCGTTGAGCGTATAGGTGTTCGCCACAATGTTGCCTTCAGCGTCCACAATTGTGAAGTGCGTGGTTTCTGCCGCCTCTGACACTGGCGCTTCCGGCCCCGCTCGGACGGCGGCGCTCGGCGTCGCACGATTCGGATCAATCGTTGCACGCCGTTCCCTGGCGTAGCTCTTAGAAATGAGCATGTCTACCGGTACCTGCACAAAATCCGGATCGCCCATGAGCGCAGCGCGGTCGGCGAACGACCGTCGCAGAGCCTCAATTAGCAAGTGACTCGCCTCGGATGAACCGGGACCTAACG contains these protein-coding regions:
- a CDS encoding M20 family metallopeptidase; this translates as MPDAETVSSSYRLFESPHARDQFVAELVAQIEPRLIAIRRELHQHPELSNREVRTARYLVHRLQELGITDIRANIAHHGVVATIHGRQPGRIVGVRADMDALPIDEPPGLPFASATPGVMHACGHDIHMTVALGTAEVLHRLRRHFSGTVKFFFQPAEEGPPPGEEGGAKLMIAEGALGSPPPDAIFALHCYPPLEVGRLGYNAGVMMSSCDRFTITIRGKMAHGAYPHRGVDAIVVASTVVMLLQTIRSRMIDAQQPMVLTVGKMQGGRRYNIVADEVVLEGTVRAFDETVRVDTEALIHQIVANAVAGSGATCDIRYERLVPPLVNDAALVKRMLPTLQRVVGSERVVEHAPRMGAEDFAYFARETPAMFYSLGVSNQAAGIGGDIHTPQFAVDEACIGVGVRAMTALALDFLAS
- the dnaB gene encoding replicative DNA helicase; translation: MSARTSKSEGLSAPDYLLPHDLDAERSVLASILLDNEVCYAALELLKPEDFFRRSHQQIFDAMRELAEQNQPIDPTTLATVLRRRNQLDDIGGIPALSALLDAYALPSNLEAYAKTVKDKALLRRALEVCRQGIDACQRGEKEAHAILEELERDIFEVGEERIRGGFVPVAEVARTQLHRVEAAQEHSHRLTGLATGFTDFDRLTNGLQPSDLIIVAARPSAGKTAFCLNIAQHAAVNEGKCVGIFSLEMSKESLVMRLLCAESRVDSQRLRSGYLNRDEWKRLAEALAVLTQAQIFIDDTPAVSVAEMRAKARRLKARQGRLDLLIVDYLQLVRGRGRAENRQTEVSQISRDLKGLAKELNVPLIALSQLSRASEMRADHRPLLSDLRESGSLEQDADVVAFIFREEMYNPTEDNAGRAELIVAKQRNGPTGTVYLTFIKACTRFDNFWEEPL
- a CDS encoding SET domain-containing protein-lysine N-methyltransferase, yielding MQRHHLCEVRRSPIHGWGVFATTFIKAGTRIIEYKGERISRAEADRRYARKLQYTTHTFLFIIDEQTMLDGGRFGNLARYINHACEPNCESVQDANGRVFIEALTDIEPGAELTMDYHLQVVGGDPETWRRDYPCYCGAATCRGTLVGPRPGAAAASPASTQVFTPPKERFHGYRL
- a CDS encoding HAD hydrolase family protein, translating into MDTVYDRARRIEVLLMDCDGVLTEGFIYLLPDGTEFKAFNSQDGHGLKLARRAGLRTGVISGRRSTALEQRARETGVEFLCQAADDKAQRLTELMAAHGFPPEAVAFIGDDLPDVPVMERVGLAVAVANAVPEVKQVAHYVTTRPGGRGAVREVVELILKAQDKWKAEFLFIA